The genomic DNA ATGTTTTGAAATCTCTACAACAACTTGGTGTTCCTGCAGCTCATATTGAAACCCTCCAATACGATATCCAACCTAGGTACGACTATGAGGAAGGTAAATCGACATTAAAAGGGTTTCGAGCTGAACATCTCTTCCGGGTACGGATGAAAGACGTGTCATCTGCCGGTATGATCTATGATACATCGATTCAAAATGGGGCGAATGTAGCAAGAGGGATTTCATTCGAAGTCTCTGATCCTTCCTACTATTCTTACCAGGCAATCCAGATGGCGTATACCGAAGCTTTAAACAACGCAACCGCCCTGGCGATCCGCATGAAGGTCAACCTGCTGCCACGACCATTGAAGGTTGAAGAACAAGCCCCAGGACGTAACGGCATTCCTTTCAAAGCTGAAATGCTTCAAGCTGGCGGAACTCCGATCCAGCCTCAGAGAGTGAAGATCAACGCGATGGTGAAAGCTTGGTTTTGCTATCAATAAATTTATTGTCGTTGATGTGAACCTGTATTAAAATAGAGGATGTTGACTATAGTCCGCTCTATTTTAATAGCTGGAGGTCGCTTTAATGAAATTGGAACAAGCTGTTGGATTAGTCATTCGTAAGCACCGGACGGTTGAAAAGATTTCCCAGTTCAAGCTTGCCGAATTGACAGGTTATGACCGCTCTTTCATCAGTCTTCTCGAACGAGGACACCGTGTCCCAACTGTAAAAACGATCTTTACGATTGCTTACCACTTGAATATTTCTCCCGCTCAATTCATTGATGAAGTCCATCAACTGGTAGAAAGTGATATTATGGAGTAGCTCTTTCTATGCAGACCGCTCTTCATTTTGTACATATTTTTCAACTTCCTTATTTATATTTCCAGTCAACGTGTACCCGAACATTCTGAAGTCTGCACGTAAAGACCAAAAAGGATGGCCGAAGGTAGCAGGTTTGTTCCCCTCAATGAAGAAATGACTGATCCAAGCAAAAGAATAAGCGATTACAGGTGCAGCGACCAAATACCAGGCATTCATGGATAAGAAAGCTAATCCTAAACAGATGAACACAAAACTGGTTCCGACAAAATGCCAACGACGAGTAGCTGGCTTACGATGTTGACGTAAATAAAAAGGCCAAAATTCTTCAAAGCTTTTAAAATCAGCCATTCGTAATCTCCTCCTCTGCCTTCTGTACATCACCATTAAAGGTTTGCATCAATGAAACCCGATAAGGATGTAAGGATGCTTTCATGATGCCTGCTTTAACAGCAGGATCCTGTTCCATCAAGTGTTTTGCCCGGTCAAATGACGAGGTCCGAAGAATGACAAGACCGAGAGTTCCATCCAGACAAGGACCCGCAAGCACCAACTCGCCTGTAGCCAGCAAGTGCTTCAAATGGTTGAAATGCCTCTCAAGAATCGCCTCTTCCTCTTCTGTGACTGTGTCGATGAACCCTTCTCTGACAGGAACGAGCTTATACAAAAATTCTTCCATGGTTTCCCCTCCCCTTATTTCTACTTAATGATTTCTATGTATATCGTCATTATCCTTTTTTATTACGGTACGTGAAATTTCAAGTTGTCTCATCCCAGTATTGGGCGATACCAGCAATATCCGAATCCAACTCATTTCGTTGTTCTGCTGCAATCATGATCGGGATCTGATCATGCAACGTAATCATGATCGATTCATTGAGCTGATGCGTTTCCAGGTAACTTCGAAGTCTTGTGAATTGTTTTTCAGTCAGCACGGACTGAACGTCGATCTGCTTGACCCTTTTGAGGATGAATTCAGATGTTACGTCATCCCATTCACCACTCAATACTTGACCGTCGTACTTCTCCATCACGTTCTTCCTCCTTTTTATTAGACGTTATTTTTCCTTATTCAGTAAAATGGACAATAAATCTTTCAAATATGAAAATATCTCAATTTAACGCTAGCTGAAGGTGACTACATAGTCACCTTTTTTCATGGAATAAATCACCCTTCATTGTTCAGAATAAAAGAAGCTACCAATAACGGGCGAATTCGAAAGGATAATGGAAATGGATGATTTATTGATTGCAAGAACGTTATTCGGAACGACCATGGGTGTCCATATCATTTATGCAACGTTAGGGATCGGAATTCCTCTCATGATCTTGATTGCCGAGCTCGTCTACCAGAAAACGGGAGACCGCGATTATGCCATAATGGCCAATCGTTGGACGAAAGGTTTTGCCGTCCTCTTAGGAGTAGCCATTCCGACCGGGACGATTGCGGGTGTCCAGCTGACCCTTCTCTGGCCAGGATTCATGGAGGTTGTCGGAAAAGTCATCGCCCTCCCCTTCCAAATCGAAATCTACGCCTTTTTCCTTGAGGCTTTGTTCATGTCGATCTATGTTTATGCAGCCGATCGGCTCAGTCCCCTAATGCGGATATTAAGTGTATTCTTTGTTTTTGTAGGTGCAGCGGCATCTGGCATCCTGATTACGAATGTCCATGCTTTTGAGGGGACACCGGCCGGATTCAGGATTGAGAATGGTGAAATCGTCGATGTAGATCCGTGGGCTGCATTCTTCAACCCTAGTTTTCTCGTGACAGCAGGTCATGTCGCTGTTTCAGCTTTCATGACGGGTGCGTTCGTCATCGCCTCGATTGCAGCGTTCAAAATGTGGAAGGAAAAGCAGGTGAACAGGACCTATCGCTTCCACCAGAAGGCTTTAATGATGGGTTTGATTGCTGGCGGGATTTTCTCATTGATGACCGCCGTGAATGGGCATGAAAGCGCCCAGATGCTTCATGAGTACCAGCCGGAAAAATTAGCTGCAGCGGAAGGACTTTTTGAAACACAGCGGTATGCTCCGCTTGCGATCGGTGGTTTCACTGATCGGGAGGAACAAGAAGTGAAGTGGGCGATTGAAATCCCTTGGGCATTGAGCTTCCTCGCAGGTGACCGTTTCGATACGGAAGTGAAAGGGTTGAATGATTACCCAGAAGAACTATGGCCTCCCCTGTTCGTGCATACCCTTTTCAATGCAATGGTCGGAATCGGTACGATGTTGATCTTTCTTTCCATGATCGGCTTCACAATTCGTCATATTTTCAAGAAGGAACAGTTTCCTCGCTGGTTGATGACACTTTTCATAACTGCGGGACCACTGTCGATCGTCGCGATCGAATTCGGTTGGATCTTCGCCTGTACGGGTCGTCAACCGTGGGTCATCTATCGCATATTGAAGACAGAAGATGTCGTAACTTCAGCATCGAATTTAGGGACGTTCTTCATCATGTTCGTCATCGTTTATATCATTTTGATGATCTCAACCGTATTGGTCCTTCGTTATTATTTCAGACGTCATCCGATTGAACATGAACTTGAGCCGAAGACAGAATAATAGGAGGAATGGACATGCCTGATGCTTTACTCGCAATCACCCTGCTTTGGATTTTCGTCTTCATTTATGCTGTCGCCGCTACCATTGATTTTGGAGCAGGATTTTGGTCGATGATCTATCTTGGAAGAAGGCAAATGAGAGCGACTAAAATCGCGAACCGATATTTATCGCCATCATGGGAAGTGACGAACGTCTTCATCGTTCTTATCATTGTCGCATTAGTCAGCTTCTTCCCTGGGGCAACCTATACGTTGGGAACCGTACTGTTGATCCCAGGGAGCTTCGTCATACTATTACTCGCCCTCCGCAGTGCATACCTTGTTTTTTCACACACTGCGAAAGATTATGAAAGAGTCCTGACCTATATATCCGGGATTTCCGGATTTTTGATCCCCGGGCTCCTCATCTTGATCCTGCCAATTTCTCATGGTGGTTACATCGAAACGATAGACGGAACAGGGCAATTAAGTATCGGCGCCTTGGTTACAAGCTGGAGCACCTATGCTTTTGTCGCCTTTGCGATCTCCAGCACCCTTTTCTTGTCCTCTCTCCTGCTTTGTGACTATTCGAACGTAGCGAATGATGATGAAGCCTTCCAGATTTATAAGAGAGATGCCCAGATGATTGGACCGATCGTCCTTCTTTCTGCCTTCTTCATCATGCTCGCGATAAGAATGGAAGCATACTGGCTATATGAAAACATGATGGAACAAATCAACTGGCTGATCGCCTCAATTGTCGTGTTCATGATCGGTTATGGCGTTCTTTGGCTGAAAAAACCAATTCCACGACTCGCAGTCCTCGGAATCGTCGTTCAATATTTGCTTGCAAGCTATGCTTACGGAGTCAGCCATTTGCCTTACATCGTCTATCCTTCCGTCACGATAGAATCTGGATTCACCCACCCGAGCATGTTCAGAGCATTGTTCGTATCTTATATCGTCGGTTTTGCCATCCTCATCCCAGGATTCATCTATTTCTGGCGCTTGTTCATGAAGGATCGTCGTTATATCAAATCCGGTGAGCCTGATTCTTGATGGTCCGTACGATACGTGA from Pseudalkalibacillus sp. SCS-8 includes the following:
- a CDS encoding cytochrome ubiquinol oxidase subunit I — protein: MDDLLIARTLFGTTMGVHIIYATLGIGIPLMILIAELVYQKTGDRDYAIMANRWTKGFAVLLGVAIPTGTIAGVQLTLLWPGFMEVVGKVIALPFQIEIYAFFLEALFMSIYVYAADRLSPLMRILSVFFVFVGAAASGILITNVHAFEGTPAGFRIENGEIVDVDPWAAFFNPSFLVTAGHVAVSAFMTGAFVIASIAAFKMWKEKQVNRTYRFHQKALMMGLIAGGIFSLMTAVNGHESAQMLHEYQPEKLAAAEGLFETQRYAPLAIGGFTDREEQEVKWAIEIPWALSFLAGDRFDTEVKGLNDYPEELWPPLFVHTLFNAMVGIGTMLIFLSMIGFTIRHIFKKEQFPRWLMTLFITAGPLSIVAIEFGWIFACTGRQPWVIYRILKTEDVVTSASNLGTFFIMFVIVYIILMISTVLVLRYYFRRHPIEHELEPKTE
- a CDS encoding DUF962 domain-containing protein encodes the protein MADFKSFEEFWPFYLRQHRKPATRRWHFVGTSFVFICLGLAFLSMNAWYLVAAPVIAYSFAWISHFFIEGNKPATFGHPFWSLRADFRMFGYTLTGNINKEVEKYVQNEERSA
- a CDS encoding YciI family protein, whose translation is MEEFLYKLVPVREGFIDTVTEEEEAILERHFNHLKHLLATGELVLAGPCLDGTLGLVILRTSSFDRAKHLMEQDPAVKAGIMKASLHPYRVSLMQTFNGDVQKAEEEITNG
- a CDS encoding SIMPL domain-containing protein — encoded protein: MSIHNSGLNNVIQTFGEGEIYAPPDMIYLTIGVITEDKDVSTATKENAERSSNVLKSLQQLGVPAAHIETLQYDIQPRYDYEEGKSTLKGFRAEHLFRVRMKDVSSAGMIYDTSIQNGANVARGISFEVSDPSYYSYQAIQMAYTEALNNATALAIRMKVNLLPRPLKVEEQAPGRNGIPFKAEMLQAGGTPIQPQRVKINAMVKAWFCYQ
- a CDS encoding cytochrome d ubiquinol oxidase subunit II gives rise to the protein MDMPDALLAITLLWIFVFIYAVAATIDFGAGFWSMIYLGRRQMRATKIANRYLSPSWEVTNVFIVLIIVALVSFFPGATYTLGTVLLIPGSFVILLLALRSAYLVFSHTAKDYERVLTYISGISGFLIPGLLILILPISHGGYIETIDGTGQLSIGALVTSWSTYAFVAFAISSTLFLSSLLLCDYSNVANDDEAFQIYKRDAQMIGPIVLLSAFFIMLAIRMEAYWLYENMMEQINWLIASIVVFMIGYGVLWLKKPIPRLAVLGIVVQYLLASYAYGVSHLPYIVYPSVTIESGFTHPSMFRALFVSYIVGFAILIPGFIYFWRLFMKDRRYIKSGEPDS
- a CDS encoding helix-turn-helix transcriptional regulator; translated protein: MKLEQAVGLVIRKHRTVEKISQFKLAELTGYDRSFISLLERGHRVPTVKTIFTIAYHLNISPAQFIDEVHQLVESDIME